In the genome of Myripristis murdjan chromosome 21, fMyrMur1.1, whole genome shotgun sequence, the window AGATTGAGCATTGTTGGGCCGCAGACTGGAAAGACCTCTATGTAAAGTTTAGTAGAGAGGGGAACAAGCAGGTAAAAGCCTGGTTTGGCAGAGTGCACCAATTTTGGGAGAGCATCTGAAGAGGGAGTATCCAACAGAGTTAGAAGGTGCACATCCTGATTAATCTGAGTGATAGAGGACACGAGGATGAGTTAGCAGTTTGAATGCCACCACGgattaagtacatttttttttttaaattaacaatatCATTTGTTATGAAAGAGCTAAATTGAGAGGTGTGATTCTAGGTTAACATGCATATCTATTGTTTTGCAAAATCTCatctcaaaatcaaaatcaatataaaaagGCAGCTACAAGGCCATGTTACACTCTACCAGAACTTCTTTGCTTGTGAGTGGTCACTGTGCCCCATTCTGCAGTCTAACATGCTATAATTAGAGCAGGTGATATCAGTTACTATTATTGTTTATCGCTAACAAGGCACTATGCCATGAATACACCGGATACGACTTCCATAAATCCAATCTAAATTGCTCTAATCTCCACATCATAGCTTTCTATTTCACAACATTGCCTCATGACTTCCACATCAGCAACTAGTCCATCAACCGTTTACACATGACACTAAGGGGAGGAGCCATGCTGTTGATGTGTCAATgatcaaaaatgtcattgtccCAACAGAGTATGACGGGAAAAGGCCTTTGAAAGTGACTTGTATGCTGCATTGACTCTCATACATTCCCATGTGGCTAGACAGTCTATTCCACCAGCTGTTATTCCTAAGAGAGGTAAATATTTCCCTTTGCTATTGAAGCATTATTCCATGGATTAATGCTAGAATCCCAGGCATGCCGCCATAGTTTAGTCGGGGTTGTGTGCGGGGAATGACAGGAATGCATTGACTATGTGTTTGCTGTATATCTGAAAGGTCACACCACATTCCCTACATGGCTGCTTCCGTTCCGTCACCCCAATAAGTGAGAATTACTGTGACGTGTTTTCGCTTTCCAATTGGCTGATTAGGCAACAGTCCTTTGACTGGGGTCAGGAAAAGACAGACATTACTCATGATTGGACgggaaaacaataaataaactttacatatgacaacatgttgcatgtgtgttttggtgaggtGCTTATCCAAAAAAACATGCACTACTGAATGAGCAATGAGGGATACATTGTCTGGTTATTGCAGGGATCAAACCTAACCTCATAACAAAGTTAACAGGAATATAGATAACAATACTAAACCgatcaaaaatgtaataagaataataatacatttatttgtataacACTTTTCTTCAAATCAAAGACATTTGAATGTACTGAACATCTTGCCAAATTGAACCcactgtatatttattgttaacccttattctttattttatacTAACTATATCATTGTGACTTTGTATTTATTACTATATGCCAACGTTAcattgctacacacacacacacacacacacacacacacatgcacacacacaaacacacacacagacatatttttttaagtgcacaAATGACACAAATTGCAAATATTTGTAGAGCTGAATAAAGCAATAAAGCGAATAAACAGTCTATTACTCCATATCAGTGTATTTCTAAGATTGTTTTTAACAATACAGTACGGTACAGGCTGTCTTCAGCAGTTAGTAGCAGGTGCAAACAGCAAGCCAGGCTCATTGTCATCCTGATCAGGTGTGCACTGAGACTGCTTCACCCAGACGTGCTCTTTAAGCCATGGTAACAAAATTCAGTGCAGCAATGCAACACTGTGTCGCTGTATTAAGCAGCAGACTGATGCATACACCATCAACAACAGCAGTCCAGGAGGGCTGTTTAATGTTATGACCTGACCTGGTGGATGACCCACCTGTAGTCCCCTGCCACTGACTCCTCTCAGCACAGTCATCTCTATACTGGCGCCAGCAAACAAACTACAACCCGTGTGCCCTTGAGCTGCCAAGACAAATGCAAGACATTCGGATACGTGCCTAACCATCACTTATCTCTGTCTAACCCAGCTGTGACGTGGTTGATACTTTTGTTGCTGCCTCTCTGTTGTCAGAACCAGACCTTGAGTGGTTACCCCCCTCTTTCTCAGGGGCATCTCCACGACAACCAGTCATAACTTCAGAGTTGAGCAAGCAAATGACTTCCTATCCTCCACAGAGAGAGCTGATGTATTGTTGTGATAGAGATAAGGTTCTGGTGAAACACGTTATCTTTATATTTCTTAAACTTAATGCAAAACTCCCTTGGCCCTGTGATGCAATTTTTATATagcatttgtttttgcattgagCCTCGCAAGCATACATAATGTACAATCATGAAAATGACCAGATGTAATTGTTACATGTGTATTACACAAAGTAAATGACACTGCTGAATACATAAAACCAAACATATCACATCTAATATTATCATCATACCAATGTTGTGATGCCATTTGCAGCATTTGTTTCAGACCATTGTTTCACTGTCCAAAATAGACAATGAACAAAGCAAGGCCTGAATGCCAGTACTTTTCCACAAGGACAATATCATTAGTTTCCTCttgggaaggagggagggtaTGAGTTGGGCGGGGGTTGGTGGAGAAGAAAGTAAACCATGTAAAAGAGCAGGGGGCAgatgagagaaacaaaaactcTAATCCAATCTGCGTTACTGCTGCcaaagtcagagtgtgtgttgagcCCCCTTCAAGTGTCTCCCCTCTAACTATAATGATGTGAGATAACACTGACACAATAGTGGGGGCTCACCTACCACTCTGCAACATGGATACAATTAGAGGAGGCCACAAGCTCCAATAAGTTCCACAGGTAGACTATTTTCTGAGAGGTACCCATCTGTACACAACATGTGGGTCTGTGCTTGACGAAGGACAGAGAAGATACTGGCAGTGTCACAGGCTGGTCAGTTCAATAAAACGGCTGCAAggcgtttgtttgtttgctgtgagTTGGTGTAAGGGTAGCTTCACATGGTCACGGTGACATAAGGCTACACCCCTTTAACAAGGTCaaggttatttttttcagtgacaagTAGAATTTAAATGCGATTAACCTTGTTGTACAGTTCCCTCTTTGACACAGTGTCAATCATTCACCCAATCATTCACTCTTTTTTACTGCAATAGACATTAGAAATCACAAGACTTTTTAAAAGAACAAACACCAATAAGGCAACGGGTCATGAAGGTGTCTCAGCTGTCCTTTTCTCCTGGGCCTGGGCTTCTGTCCTTCGAAAGTCTGTTGATTCACATACAGTTCCATCTCGCTAAAAAACAGCAATTGTTACttctcttccaaaaaaaaaaaaaaaaaaaaaaaaaacctgttcacaaaaataatttctgtagCTCAGTAGCCCTGGCTCTATTGTAATACAGTGTCTGGAATGGCTGATGGTGAGAGAGCTGAAGTCAAACATGAATGGACAGCTAGATTCTTACCATACTTACCATATTTTGCAACACCTTGAAAACGATAAGGCCTACGCCAGATTGCTGTTTGTAGACTTCAGCTCTCCTGCAGCCACACGCTCTTCTCCATAAGCTCAGACAGAGTCTGTCAACTCACATCATCAGGTGGTATCACTCATTTTTGACCTACAGGACCCAGCAGGACTGTGTAAACCAGACATGTTCTGAGTCTAAAGTCATTATCACAAGAGCTTTTCAAGGACATGTGAGCTCTCCAATTCTGGCTACATTATATACAAATGATTGTACAAGCAGTCATCCCAGGACTTCTATTGTCAAGTTTTCTTTAGTTTGGATTTTAAGTTTGTACAATGGTGTGATGACCATCATCTCATTGTAACCacttataaaacaaaataaattctttTTTAAGGTAAAATCACAAACAAACTGGTCCACACAGCAGTGAATGTGATGGGGGTCAGGGAGCATCCCTCCTTCCAAATGCTCTTTGAGAGGACTAGTTAAACTGGCAAGGAAAATTATCACTGACTCCTGCCATATTATTCATATGAACTGCTCCCATCAGGTTGAAACTATAAGATGACAATTAAACAAAGGAAAAGGTGTCTGATTTTGTATAAAAAACTCTCTCATTCTTCTATCAATGACTCTCCCAATCTCGAGACATAAAGAGGGTGTGAAAAGGTGTGTTGAGGTCATCTAATGCACTTTATACCTGTTattgaattctgtttttttctttatgtggcTGCTTTCATGTCCAAGACAAATATCCCTAGGGACAAATAAAGTGATCTTTAATCTTGAATACTGCATAAACATTAAGGAGATCTAGTTTCAGCAGTCAGTGACCAGGACAGAAGTTTGCtctccatcaaaaaaaaaaaaaaaaggatcatgTGAGGAAGTGTAGGTGAAGTTTTCAGTGGTTGTATTACTCACAAGGTTAATTATTTATCTGCCTAAGCCGAGGCATTGGCTCATAATGTGTAAGTCAGGAAGGATGAGGTCATATCCTCAATATATTTCCAACCACCAGTGACACTCAACAGTGGCATGTTTACAGAATAACAGACAGCCTCAAAGATAGACATAGGAAACACTGACTTGGacagttttccatttttaacaCCACTTAAACCCATTTAGTTTGCATTCCCTTACATTTTGCCATTTAAAATGAGTCTTAAATCCATGTTCTCataaacaaaatgtcactgcAGTTATTTATGAGTTTTGATGGTTGTCTTGTCATTACCATAAGCGTCAGAGAGATCACCCACAATGTGGAGTCAACAGCTTTTGACAGTGTTTGTCATGGCTATTCCACAAACTTCTCACAACTTATTTGTGACACATTtgtaactgaaaatgaaaaaatgtataataataGCAGTTgttgtaatagtagtaataattcACCATGTTTGATACTCATGACAGTTACATAATATCCTGTTGTCACTAATGTAGcataatgtgacatttcagtgcGAGAAATGAGGTCAAGTACACAGCACAACAAATCAATGATAAATTTGTTATAGTTTAATTGCATTTGCTAATTAGTAACAGTTGATGGGCCATTAGGTGTTCCAAAGTGACTTCTTAAATTTTCCtcaatgtttttctttggttgTTATGAACCAGTGATGTGTATAGGCATGTGTTCCCAAACTGTcccagtttaatttcacttcacGTCTTTCCCACCATGaagaatgaaaaacacacttttcctTTTCGTCTCCACAGACACTTTATTGATTTTCAAtctctaaaaataaaatccataaaaataacaatgtaTATTCTctcaaaaaaggaaacaaagattTAAAGCTCTTCTCCACACAGCAATCACTGTCTATCAACCCTCCATTTATTCCCATTTATTCCGCATCGTTTTGCCTGACATAGAAAAAGATGGACCTGCCACATTGTGACACTGACTTTCTGGACTGAGGTTAATCCCCTCCCCAGTCTGACTCCACAATACAATGCACAGTTTGTTTCTTCCTTCTTGCGTAGACTGAAGGGGGAGGATGTTGACATTCAGACACCTTACACAGTGGTAGAGGTACCGACTGAGTAATGACATCAATCCAGAAGGCCGGCAACTCTACACACCTGGCCAAACTACCCTTGATAGTGTTATGAATAAGCTCATCCAGTGATGTGCGAATCCTGCAACAAAACTGCCCAACATCTGAGATGCCTcttcaactttgcattttgattCTCTGTTGATATGCAGCTCATGATTAGCTGAAAATGTACTACACAACTAAGCTAACTGATTTATCACATGGCTTTAACAGGTGTGGTGTTCACTACACAAAATTTTCAGGATGCAAAaactcaacttttttttgttttttttgctttaacatTGCACACTAAGACACATTTGGTAAGAAGAGGTTTATAAAAGATGCACTTGAAATAAGATTAAATGACAGTTCAGCACTGCAGTACACAAAAGACACGCATATTGTGGGTGATCCAGTGAGCCCTGAAATATCATGAACAACATATTAACACAATACAACAGACTTCACAAgcaaagttttcaaaaaagaGATGATAAAcgtaaaatacaaaatatgcatGAAATAGTAATTGATACAGAATTATGAGCCTTGGtacttgttgcttttttgtaCAGGTACAATAGTAGTGCATAAACAGTTGTACGTTGGTTTTGAATTGCAACACATTATAGAGCCACATAAAAATGACCAAACTCAACACAGTAGCAGAGGAATTTATAAACCttgaaaattataataataataataataaaaaataataataaagcagcaaaacagctccagaCACAAATGGAATTAGatcaacaataacagcaactaTTCACTGaacagccaatcaaaatggtGAGTGACATACTATATAAAGataggctattttttttctctatggatggaaataaatttattttgagGAAGCATACTAACATGACTCAAGCAAATTGTGCTTCTTCTGTTTCGTTCTTCTTGCTCTAAATACCAGATACATAGGTTTGACAAAACAATATGACAGTACTGATGGAATACCTCACCAATGGgctaaatcaaatcaatttgaTGAGCAGGCCTAAACTGCTGCTTCTTAGCACTTACAAATGCACAGAGGAATGAGATAAACAGTGAAAATCCACGAGTAAAGGCTTGTTTTGTAATCGTTACAATGGTCCCTATATATGAGAAATGCTTGGATTATCACTTCCACATATTCTCCAGAAACTTTACAGCTACTTTGCTtgccattttgaaatgacatGTCAGTGCAATataaaaatcaaagacaaaatcACATACTTGAAGGGCTACTGACATTATGCTGTAATAATCACAGATTACAGTGGCAGAACTCGGTCACGACAAAATGGTCATGGCCGATAAcctaaaattaattcatgactTATTACAGAGACACTGATAAGAATAGGTACACCTGCAACTTAGCCTATAGTCACTGTCAacatgtggttaaaaaaaaaaaaaaaaaaaaaaaaaggaactggaAAAAATACCTTTAATCACAgaatacatttgtttttcaccatacaaaagcaaacaaaataataatgtaataataatattaacaaaataaaaacaaaaaacaactccaTTTGTCAAATAAGGCAAATATTAAATTCACTTAGAGTACAACAATTCTAAAAATCCCAGTAGATATTCTTTATGCAGGATTAACAATAAGCGCTGTACAAAATTGGCACGCTAGTGCCAAATGAGCTTTATAGTCATAAAGGAAtaccttttttgtttatttttttaatggtggAGAAGCttcaatcatttaaaaaaaatgattagaATAAGCTTGTAATCCCTGTTAGAGAGCTACAATAGCCAACTGTAAATATTACAGACAGAAATTGTCAAATCTCTGAAAATTCAACTGTGCCTTTGTTAATAGCTTCCACCCCAAAACAACTTCCACCCACATACAACCCCCGATCCAGTCCCCTTTAGTTCAGTGCTGGTTAAaactacagtgagaaataaacaaacatgaagatGCCCAAAGAGCAGACAAGAAGCAGGCCCAAGTTGAGAAACAGTTTAACTCTAGGCGGTTCGTACAGCATATTCATAATGACTCTTTCGTCCTCCTCAATCACTTTCGGCTGGGTATTGTGTGCTTCCTTATACCCACAAAGCCAGTCCAGAAAATGCAGGAACCTGCCTCTCTCCCCATTACGGTGGCAGCCTTCCTCTGCTGTGCCCATCCCCAAATTTCCATTGCCAACTCGTTCTGCAGGGGTGGTTGTTAGAGATGTCTCCGTGCTGGGCGTTGCTGGATCATGGTCAGTGGATGGGACAAGGAGTTTGATATCCGCCCCATCCAGAGACCTCTCATTTTGGACATCTGGGGGCAGATCTTTACGGAAACCTCCATTTCCATTATACTGGCTCTTCTCAGTTAACCTGTATGTTTCCTCCCGGTCCTTCAGGGGAACCTTTTCAATGTTGCGCAGGCCCCACACTGTGGTGGTACGAATTTGCTCCTTATCTGGTGGAGCGGTGCAGAGACTGACCACCACAGTCACCAGCCCAGAAATCCAGAACAGTCCAGCAGCCACATACATGTAGTGGACATGAGTGATGATAGCAGGCCTATTATCTGGCTGGTCACAGCGAGGCTCACGGTAGATAAATGCTAGGACCAATCGTATGGTACCTAGTGTGAAACCTGTCATGCCGCCCCAGAATGCACCTTTCTCATTACAGCGCTTCCAGAACACACCTAGCAGGAAGAGGGCAGCAATGGGTGGCGTCAGGTAGCCAGCAACTTCCTGTATGTAGAGGTATGTCTGTCCACCCTGCATTTCAATAATGACAGGGACCCAGGCAATGCTAATTGCCACCATTAACACTACAAACATGCGGCCTACAATCAGCAGCTCTCGCTGTGATGCCCCGTGGCGAACACTCTGGTAGATGTCCAAGGTGAAGATGGTGCTTGCACTGTTGAAGATAGAGTCGAGATCACTCATCAGGGCAGCGATCATGACAGCCATCATCAGACCCCTCAGTCCTACAGGCATCACAGACATGACCAAGCGTGGGTAGGCGATGTTGGAGCAGCCAGCCTGagacccacacacagacacacagtgttcTGGCCCAATGCAGGCTATCTCATCCGCAAAGAGGATGCGGGAGATCATGCCTGGAATGACGATGATGAACATGGGCAGGATCTTGAGAAATCCAGCCATGAGGGTGGAGCCCTTAGCATGAGCAATGTTCTTTGCTGCAAGTACCCTCTGCACAATGACCTGGTCTGCACACCAATACCAAATGGAAGCTGGAGTTTGGCCAAGAATGAAGCCTGGCCATGGGATGTCCTCATCCAGAGGACCCCGGAGGATGCGCAGTGAATCTGGCTTGGGCTCTATACGGCAGGATGGAGAATAGGAGAAGTTTCCACTGGCTACTATGGCAGTAACATTGGGAATTGCGTGCATGTACTTAGTCCTGACACCCTCAAGTCCACCAACCTTGACTAGGCTGATTATGGTTAAGCTGAGGGCCCCACCAATCATCAACACTGCCTGAAGGGCATCAGTGTACATTACTGCCACCAACCCGCCAGTAACAGTGAGCAGTGCAGTCATACTGATGAGTAAGATTATGGACAGATAAAGGTTCCAACCCAGTGACTCCTGAATGAATAAAGCTCCGGCATATAGGTCCACAGACAGCTTGGTAAAAATGTATAGCAGCACAGACAAGGCAGCAAAGTAAACCTTCAGCCTGTTGCCTCCATAGCGTTTCGACAGGTACTCAGGCATGGTGTACACCCTTGAGTGGATATACACAGGAATAAACACCCAgccaagcagctgcaggagTAGAAGTGCATTAAATTCCCATGCTCCAACAGCAAAGCCACTTGCTGCTCCTGACCCGGCCAGGCCTATAAAATGTTCACTACCAATGTTGCTCACGAAGAGTGATGCGCCAATGACCATCCATGTCATGGACCGTCCCGCCAGGAAGTAGCCAGTTACTGTGCTGCGATTGGACTTCCACATGGCAAAGAACCCAATGCATAGCACCAGGACAAAATACAGTGCTACCACAGCAATGTCGGCTGCCTCCATTCCAGGACCCATTTTTACTGGTTATTTTAACAGCAGCCTCTTGTTAGAAAATCAGTTCACAACTATAGGAAACAGACACTAGAAAGAGTCaatgtatcaaataaaatgagcaaCGGAAATGCTCTCCTTTGGTTTGCTGTCT includes:
- the slc5a3b gene encoding sodium/myo-inositol cotransporter, producing the protein MGPGMEAADIAVVALYFVLVLCIGFFAMWKSNRSTVTGYFLAGRSMTWMVIGASLFVSNIGSEHFIGLAGSGAASGFAVGAWEFNALLLLQLLGWVFIPVYIHSRVYTMPEYLSKRYGGNRLKVYFAALSVLLYIFTKLSVDLYAGALFIQESLGWNLYLSIILLISMTALLTVTGGLVAVMYTDALQAVLMIGGALSLTIISLVKVGGLEGVRTKYMHAIPNVTAIVASGNFSYSPSCRIEPKPDSLRILRGPLDEDIPWPGFILGQTPASIWYWCADQVIVQRVLAAKNIAHAKGSTLMAGFLKILPMFIIVIPGMISRILFADEIACIGPEHCVSVCGSQAGCSNIAYPRLVMSVMPVGLRGLMMAVMIAALMSDLDSIFNSASTIFTLDIYQSVRHGASQRELLIVGRMFVVLMVAISIAWVPVIIEMQGGQTYLYIQEVAGYLTPPIAALFLLGVFWKRCNEKGAFWGGMTGFTLGTIRLVLAFIYREPRCDQPDNRPAIITHVHYMYVAAGLFWISGLVTVVVSLCTAPPDKEQIRTTTVWGLRNIEKVPLKDREETYRLTEKSQYNGNGGFRKDLPPDVQNERSLDGADIKLLVPSTDHDPATPSTETSLTTTPAERVGNGNLGMGTAEEGCHRNGERGRFLHFLDWLCGYKEAHNTQPKVIEEDERVIMNMLYEPPRVKLFLNLGLLLVCSLGIFMFVYFSL